The Euleptes europaea isolate rEulEur1 chromosome 19, rEulEur1.hap1, whole genome shotgun sequence genome includes a window with the following:
- the RAP1GAP gene encoding rap1 GTPase-activating protein 1 has translation MIEKMQGSRMDEQRCSFPPPLKTEEDYIPYPSVHEVLSREGPFPLILLPQFGGYWIEGTNHDLTGALEAERLQSPTSKVKLECNHMATIYRKHFLGKEHFNYYSVDAALGHLVFSLKYDVIGDQEHLRLLLRTKCRTYHDVIPISCLTEFPNVVQMAKLVCEDVNIDRFYPVLYPKASRLIVTFDEHVISNNFKFGVIYQKLGQTSEEELFSTKEESPAFEEFLEFLGQKVKLQDFKGFRGGLDVTHGQTGTESVYCNFRNKEIMFHVSTKLPYTEGDAQQLQRKRHIGNDIVAIVFQDENTPFVPDMIASNFLHAYVVVQADNPCTDHTLYKVSVTARDDVPFFGPQLPNPAVFRKSPEFQEFLLTKLINAEYACYKAEKFAKLEERTRAALLETLYEELHLNSQSMMGLGGDDDKLENGSGSSGGFFESFKRVIRSRSQSMDAMGLSNKRQNTVSTSHSGSFGHNNPDIAKAVGISLLVPGKAASRYGRRGSAIGIGTIEESLIVPGKSPTRKKSGPFSSRRSSAIGIENIQEVQEKRESPTGTQKTPDSGHASQDPKSEDSSNQSSPEMPTTKNRPDPVAPKPEGLQEFSRSSSSASSFGSVVEEHEGTQEDDTGVESQSSSGTPHKRDSFIYSTWLDDSLSTTSGGSSPGPSRSPQPDPRNSVDPSCPEIKIQLEHAEQHPHLSC, from the exons ATGATTGAAAAGATGCAG GGAAGCAGGATGGATGAACAACGGtgctccttcccccctcctctgaag ACTGAAGAGGATTACATCCCCTACCCCAGCGTCCATGAG GTTCTGAGCCGAGAGGGGCCCTTCCCACTCATCTTGCTCCCCCAGTTTGGGGGCTACTGGATCGAGGGTACCAACCACGATCTGACGGGCGCCCTTGAGGCGGAGCGGCTCCAGTCTCCAACTTCCAAGGTGAAGCTGGAGTGTAACCACATGGCCACGATTTACAGGAAGCATTTCTTGGGCAAG GAGCATTTCAACTATTACTCGGTGGATGCTGCTTTGGGGCACCTGGTCTTCTCCCTCAAGTACGACGTCATCGGGGATCAGGAGCACTTGCGCCTGCTGCTGCG GACCAAATGCCGAACGTACCACGACGTCATTCCCATCTCCTGCTTGACAGAGTTTCCCAACGTGGTCCAGATGGCCAAG CTGGTGTGTGAGGATGTCAACATTGACCGCTTCTATCCTGTCCTGTACCCAAAG GCCTCACGTCTTATTGTGACCTTTGATGAGCACGTCATCAGCAATAACTTCAAGTTCGGGGTCATCTACCAGAAGCTCGGCCAG ACTTCGGAAGAGGAGCTTTTCAGCACCAAGGAGGAGAGCCCGGCCTTCGAGGAGTTCTTGGAATTCCTGGGCCAGAAGGTCAAACTGCAGGATTTCAAGGG GTTTCGGGGGGGCCTGGACGTGACCCACGGGCAGACAGGGACGGAATCTGTCTATTGCAATTTCCGGAACAAAGAGATCATGTTCCATGTCTCCACCAAGTTGCCCTACACTGAAGGAGATGCCCAGCAG TTGCAACGGAAACGGCACATCGGCAACGACATCGTCGCCATCGTCTTCCAGGACGAGAACACGCCCTTCGTCCCAGACATGATCGCTTCCAACTTCTTGCACGCCTATGTGGTGGTGCAAGCGGACAACCCCTGCACAGACCACACCCTCTACAAg GTCTCCGTCACGGCCCGGGATGACGTCCCTTTCTTTGGACCCCAGCTGCCCAACCCAGCCGTTTTCCGAAAG AGCCCCGAGTTCCAGGAATTCCTCCTGACCAAACTGATCAATGCCGAATATGCCTGCTACAAGGCGGAGAAGTTTGCCAAACTGGAG GAGCGCACCCGGGCCGCCCTTCTGGAGACCCTCTACGAGGAGCTGCACCTGAACAGCCAGTCCATGATGGGCCTGGGGGGCGACGACGACAAGCTCGAGAATGGCAGCGGGAGCAGCGGGGGGTTCTTCGAGTCCTTCAAG CGGGTGATCCGCAGCCGCAGCCAGTCGATGGATGCCATGGGCCTGAGCAACAAGAGGCAGAACACCGTCTCCACCAGCCACAGCGGCAGCTTCGGACACAACAACCCAGACATTGCCAAAGCTGTGGGCATA TCATTGCTTGTCCCTGGAAAAGCGGCAAGTAGGTACGGACGTCGGGGCAGCGCCATAGGCATAGGAACCATAGAAGAG TCCCTGATCGTCCCTGGGAAGAGCCCGACGCGCAAGAAATCAGGACCCTTCAGCTCACGGCGGAGCAGCGCCATTGGCATTGAGAACATCCAGGAAGTCCAGGAGAaaag GGAAAGCCCAACTGGGACTCAGAAGACCCCGGACAGTGGCCACGCGTCCCAGGACCCCAAGTCAGAGGACTCGTCCAACCAAAGCTCCCCTGAGATGCCCACCACCAAGAACAG GCCAGATCCTGTGGCGCCCAAGCCGGAGGGCCTGCAAGAATTCTCGCGCTCTTCGTCCAGTGCCAGCAGCTTTGGCAGCGTGGTGGAAGAACATGAAGGCACCCAAGAAGATGACACTGGCGTG GAGAGCCAGTCCTCGTCGGGGACGCCACACAAGCGCGACTCCTTCATCTACAGCACCTGGCTGGACGACAGCCTCAGCACCACCAGCGGGGGCAGCTCTCCAG GCCCTTCTCGCTCTCCCCAACCAGACCCCAGGAACTCTGTGGACCCGTCTTGCCCAGAGATCAAAATCCAGCTGGAGCATGCAGAGCAGCACCCGCACCTG AGCTGCTAG